The Methylomonas koyamae genome has a segment encoding these proteins:
- the purT gene encoding formate-dependent phosphoribosylglycinamide formyltransferase, producing MKIGTPDTASATKALLLGSGELGKEIAISLQRYGVEVIAVDRYAGAPAMQVAHRRHVIDMTDAAAVKALIALERPHFIVPELEAIATDALAEIERAGQTAVVPNARAIQLTMNREGIRQLAAEELGLPTSRYAFAESFDQLQAAVNAGIGYPCFVKPTMSSSGKGQSMVKSADQLQAAWDYAKAGGRTDTGKVIVEAKIDFDFEITLLTVRALDAEGQVRTYFCEPIGHRQEHGDYRESWQPQAMSENAIALAQQIAGKVTDALGGLGLFGVELFVAGDQVWFSEVSPRPHDTGMVTMASQRQSEFDLHARAILGLPVNTALDRTAASAVILGGIDAKAVSYEGLERALAIPDTDVRLFGKPEAFAARRMGVALASGDTVEAARAKALQAAAAVSVRQ from the coding sequence ATGAAAATAGGTACACCCGACACCGCCTCCGCCACCAAAGCCCTGCTGCTGGGTAGCGGCGAGCTCGGCAAGGAAATCGCAATATCGCTGCAACGTTACGGCGTGGAAGTGATCGCGGTCGACCGCTATGCCGGCGCGCCGGCGATGCAGGTGGCCCACCGCCGCCACGTGATCGATATGACCGATGCCGCGGCGGTCAAGGCGTTGATTGCGTTGGAACGCCCCCACTTCATCGTCCCCGAACTGGAAGCGATCGCCACCGACGCGCTGGCCGAGATCGAACGAGCCGGGCAAACCGCAGTGGTACCGAATGCCCGCGCCATTCAGTTAACGATGAATCGGGAAGGCATTCGCCAGTTGGCGGCCGAGGAGCTGGGCTTGCCCACCTCGCGCTACGCCTTCGCCGAAAGTTTCGACCAATTACAGGCCGCCGTGAACGCCGGCATCGGTTACCCCTGCTTCGTCAAGCCCACCATGTCTTCGTCCGGTAAAGGCCAGTCGATGGTGAAAAGCGCCGACCAATTGCAGGCTGCGTGGGATTACGCCAAAGCCGGCGGCCGCACCGATACCGGCAAAGTCATCGTCGAAGCCAAAATCGACTTCGACTTCGAAATCACCTTGCTGACGGTGCGCGCCCTGGATGCGGAAGGACAAGTGCGGACTTATTTCTGCGAACCGATCGGCCACCGCCAGGAACACGGCGACTACCGGGAAAGCTGGCAACCGCAGGCCATGAGCGAAAACGCCATCGCGCTGGCGCAACAAATTGCCGGCAAAGTCACCGATGCCTTGGGCGGCCTCGGCCTGTTCGGCGTGGAACTGTTTGTCGCCGGCGATCAGGTCTGGTTCAGCGAGGTCAGCCCGCGGCCGCACGACACCGGCATGGTAACGATGGCCAGCCAACGCCAGAGCGAATTCGACCTGCACGCCCGGGCGATCTTGGGTTTGCCGGTCAATACCGCGCTGGACAGGACCGCCGCCAGCGCGGTGATTCTGGGCGGCATCGACGCCAAAGCCGTCAGCTACGAAGGCCTGGAGCGGGCCTTGGCCATACCCGACACCGACGTGCGCCTGTTCGGCAAGCCGGAAGCCTTCGCCGCCCGCCGCATGGGCGTCGCGCTGGCGAGCGGCGACACGGTCGAGGCGGCGCGGGCCAAGGCCTTGCAAGCCGCCGCGGCAGTCAGCGTTCGGCAATGA
- a CDS encoding lytic transglycosylase domain-containing protein: MKRMLIAILSLAPIADSRADIYKYVAPDGRVYYTDEPKKGLDYRLIIRTRPRTYQRDLKFMSGNRLKFNDLIAKAAAKHQMDPKLLHAVIQAESAYNPNAVSSAGAVGLMQLMPDTARRYGVTDRRDAEQNVDGGTRYLKDLLAMFNSNLTLAVAGYNAGEGAVMKYGNSVPPYPETRNYVQHVLSLYRKS, translated from the coding sequence ATGAAACGTATGCTGATCGCCATCTTATCCTTAGCGCCAATCGCCGACTCCAGAGCGGATATTTACAAATACGTCGCTCCCGACGGCCGGGTTTATTACACCGACGAACCGAAAAAAGGTCTCGACTACCGCCTGATCATCCGCACCCGGCCGCGTACTTACCAGCGCGATTTGAAATTCATGTCCGGCAACCGGCTCAAATTCAACGACTTGATTGCCAAAGCCGCGGCCAAGCACCAGATGGACCCGAAACTGCTGCATGCGGTGATCCAAGCCGAATCGGCCTACAACCCGAATGCCGTGTCGTCCGCCGGTGCGGTCGGCCTGATGCAGTTAATGCCGGACACCGCCCGCCGCTACGGCGTCACAGACCGGCGCGACGCCGAGCAGAACGTCGACGGCGGCACCCGTTATTTGAAAGACCTGCTGGCCATGTTCAATTCGAATCTGACTTTGGCCGTGGCGGGTTACAACGCCGGCGAAGGCGCGGTGATGAAATACGGCAACAGCGTGCCGCCCTACCCCGAAACCCGCAATTACGTACAACACGTGCTGTCGCTATACCGGAAAAGTTGA
- a CDS encoding HDOD domain-containing protein: protein MKIAAIKHLIAGSTELFSLPDIYFQLNQMIRDSRHSPAEIGTVIARDPVLSARLLRIVNSPFYGFQARIDTLSRAITVIGIDDLHSLVLATCIADRFRQIPCELVDMAGFWRRSIHCAILVRALAKRCAVLHAERLFIAGLLHDIGSLLLYHRLPEPSRQALLAANGDRRLIPGLEQNLMGFNHAEVGRELLKSWGLPESLYETVGCYLEPEQALLHKLDAHLLYMACRLVDSKTPDERSRTAAGFSKQSLTLARIDREQILEIADQADRELPQMLDLLGPP from the coding sequence GTGAAGATCGCCGCGATAAAACACTTGATCGCCGGCTCGACCGAACTGTTCTCTCTGCCCGACATCTATTTCCAACTCAACCAAATGATCCGCGACTCGCGCCACTCGCCGGCCGAAATCGGCACGGTCATCGCGCGGGACCCGGTGTTGTCGGCGCGGCTGCTGCGGATCGTCAACAGCCCGTTTTACGGCTTCCAAGCCAGAATAGACACGTTATCGCGGGCCATTACCGTGATCGGTATCGATGACCTGCACAGCCTGGTACTGGCGACCTGCATCGCCGACCGTTTCCGGCAAATCCCGTGCGAGCTGGTGGATATGGCCGGATTCTGGCGACGCAGCATCCACTGTGCGATTCTGGTCCGCGCCCTGGCAAAGCGCTGCGCGGTGCTGCACGCCGAAAGGCTGTTTATCGCCGGCCTGCTGCACGATATCGGCTCGCTGCTGCTGTACCACCGCCTGCCGGAGCCCAGCCGCCAGGCATTGCTGGCCGCCAATGGCGACCGGCGGCTGATTCCGGGTTTGGAACAAAACCTGATGGGCTTCAACCATGCCGAGGTCGGCCGCGAATTGCTGAAGAGCTGGGGCTTGCCCGAAAGCTTGTACGAGACGGTAGGCTGCTATTTGGAACCGGAACAGGCACTGTTGCACAAGCTGGATGCGCATCTGCTGTACATGGCTTGCCGGCTGGTCGACAGCAAAACTCCCGACGAGCGCAGCCGCACTGCGGCAGGCTTTTCCAAGCAGAGCTTGACGCTGGCACGCATCGACCGCGAACAGATTCTGGAGATTGCCGACCAAGCCGACCGGGAACTGCCGCAAATGCTGGATTTGCTAGGCCCGCCCTAA
- a CDS encoding Maf family protein, which produces MTDKRPIVLASGSAYRRELLKKLAIDFSCCPADVDETPLPNEAPAELALRLSVEKALAVGRSHPAHWVIGSDQVAAFDGEILGKPGNRERAVAQLQSQSGKAVSFYTGLCLLDSASGQHYTALDRCEVHFKPLSRQQIEYYLDMDRPYDCAGSFKAEALGIALFDKICGEDPNALVGLPLIKLAGLLQQFGLDVLQPAAD; this is translated from the coding sequence ATGACCGATAAGCGCCCCATCGTGCTGGCATCCGGCTCCGCCTACCGCCGCGAGCTATTGAAAAAACTGGCGATTGACTTTAGCTGCTGTCCGGCCGACGTCGACGAAACACCGCTTCCGAACGAGGCGCCGGCCGAGTTAGCGTTGCGCTTGTCCGTCGAAAAAGCGTTGGCGGTCGGCCGTAGCCATCCCGCGCATTGGGTCATAGGCTCCGACCAAGTGGCGGCATTCGACGGCGAAATCCTGGGAAAACCGGGGAACCGGGAACGGGCGGTGGCCCAGTTGCAAAGCCAATCGGGTAAAGCCGTATCTTTCTACACCGGCCTTTGCCTGTTGGATAGCGCCAGCGGACAGCATTACACCGCGCTGGACCGGTGCGAGGTGCATTTCAAGCCTTTGAGCCGGCAACAGATCGAATATTACCTGGACATGGACCGCCCCTACGATTGCGCCGGCAGTTTCAAAGCCGAAGCGCTGGGCATCGCCTTGTTCGATAAAATTTGCGGCGAAGACCCGAATGCTCTGGTCGGCCTGCCGTTGATCAAACTGGCCGGCTTGCTGCAACAATTCGGCCTCGACGTGCTGCAGCCGGCAGCGGATTAG
- a CDS encoding YceD family protein produces MSDKFPDHIDPLLFAERRSVLAGELNIAALERLADSVIDRSGALKVRIEFGKEGKRVTVSGHIGGDIQLECQSCLQALAWPVDISFKLSVVSSLQEAKQLDDSEPLMLDGETISLTALIEDEILLALPDYPRHPFECIERNRSEDADYGATDSQIKANNPFSVLAKLKKTGD; encoded by the coding sequence ATGTCAGACAAGTTTCCCGACCATATCGATCCTCTGCTGTTCGCTGAAAGACGTAGCGTATTGGCCGGGGAATTGAACATCGCTGCCCTTGAACGCTTAGCCGACAGCGTGATTGACCGTAGCGGCGCCTTGAAAGTCCGAATCGAATTCGGCAAAGAGGGTAAGCGGGTTACCGTGTCCGGCCATATCGGGGGCGACATCCAATTGGAATGCCAATCCTGCCTGCAGGCGCTGGCATGGCCTGTGGATATCAGCTTTAAATTGTCTGTTGTGTCTTCGCTACAAGAAGCCAAGCAACTGGACGATTCCGAGCCGTTAATGCTGGACGGCGAGACGATTTCGTTAACCGCCTTGATTGAGGACGAAATTCTGCTGGCGTTGCCGGATTATCCGCGACACCCGTTCGAATGTATCGAACGCAACCGTTCCGAAGACGCCGATTACGGCGCGACCGATAGTCAGATCAAGGCGAACAACCCTTTTTCTGTTTTAGCAAAACTTAAAAAAACTGGAGATTGA
- the rpmF gene encoding 50S ribosomal protein L32: MAVQKSKVSRSRRGQRRSHDALVGKTLAQDPLTGETHLRHHMTPDGYFKGRQIVGAHEED, from the coding sequence ATGGCAGTACAAAAGAGCAAAGTATCGCGTTCCAGACGCGGTCAACGTCGTTCACACGATGCATTGGTCGGCAAAACCCTGGCCCAGGATCCGTTGACCGGCGAAACCCATCTGCGCCACCACATGACGCCGGACGGTTACTTCAAAGGCCGCCAAATCGTCGGCGCGCACGAAGAAGATTAA
- the plsX gene encoding phosphate acyltransferase PlsX has translation MSSTLSIDAMGGDFGPQVTVPASLACLRKNPDLKLIMVGDEAVLHKLLEPALAEFSGRISIQHASQVVEMDETPQKALKNKKDSSMRVAINLVKEGKADACVSAGNTGALMATARFVLKMIPGIDRPAIISTLPSTFGHTHMLDLGGNVDSSAEHLYQFAVMGEEVVKAVENIERPRIGLLNIGEEDMKGNEQVKAAAKLLENSALNYIGYVEGNSINAGNVKVDLIVTDGFVGNVALKSIEGAAKMIGSKLKDSFSKNWLTKLAGLVAYPVLKQFKDSIDPRLYNGASFIGLRGLVIKSHGGADALAFETAIHLAELEVEQGVIRKISEKLEVALAQKAAL, from the coding sequence GTGAGCTCAACTCTCTCAATCGACGCCATGGGCGGGGATTTCGGTCCGCAAGTAACGGTTCCCGCCTCTCTGGCCTGTCTAAGAAAAAATCCGGATCTGAAACTCATCATGGTTGGCGACGAAGCGGTTCTGCACAAACTGCTGGAACCGGCGCTGGCCGAGTTCAGCGGCCGGATCAGTATTCAACACGCCTCGCAAGTCGTGGAAATGGACGAAACGCCGCAAAAAGCCTTGAAGAACAAAAAAGATTCTTCGATGCGGGTGGCGATCAACCTGGTAAAGGAAGGCAAGGCCGACGCTTGCGTCAGTGCCGGTAACACCGGAGCGCTGATGGCCACGGCCCGCTTCGTGCTGAAAATGATCCCCGGCATCGACCGCCCCGCCATCATTTCCACGCTGCCGTCGACCTTCGGCCATACCCACATGCTGGATTTGGGCGGCAACGTCGATTCCAGCGCCGAACATTTGTACCAATTTGCCGTGATGGGCGAAGAAGTGGTCAAAGCGGTGGAAAACATCGAACGGCCGCGCATCGGCCTGCTGAACATCGGCGAAGAGGACATGAAGGGCAACGAGCAAGTCAAGGCCGCCGCCAAGCTGTTGGAAAATTCCGCGCTGAATTACATCGGTTATGTGGAAGGTAACTCGATCAACGCCGGCAACGTTAAAGTCGATTTGATCGTCACCGATGGTTTTGTCGGCAACGTCGCGCTGAAATCGATCGAAGGCGCCGCAAAAATGATCGGTTCCAAATTAAAAGACAGCTTCTCGAAAAACTGGCTGACCAAACTGGCCGGCTTGGTAGCCTACCCGGTGCTGAAACAGTTCAAAGACAGCATCGATCCGCGTTTGTATAACGGAGCCAGTTTCATCGGCTTGCGCGGCTTGGTCATCAAAAGCCACGGCGGCGCCGACGCCCTGGCCTTCGAAACCGCCATTCATCTGGCCGAGCTGGAAGTCGAGCAAGGCGTAATCCGTAAAATCAGCGAAAAATTGGAAGTCGCACTGGCGCAGAAGGCCGCACTATGA
- a CDS encoding beta-ketoacyl-ACP synthase III has product MSRWTKVIGTGGYLPATIRTNDDISNMVDTSDSWIYERTGIKSRRIAGPDETASSMAEVAARQAIDAAGIAAADIDMIVVATGTPERVYPSTACLLQERLGIKQCVGFDIQAACSGSVYGLSIADQYIKTGFAKNVLVVGSEICSRIVDWSDRSTCILFGDGAGAVLLTGSDEPGILSTHIHSDGGYEDLLYCPNPQVAAAAKQHEPAYISMRGNEVFKVAVNTLGRIVDETLAANGLQQSDIDWLVPHQANTRIIAATAKKLGMSMDQVILTLENQGNTSSASVLLAFNEGVRDGRIQRGQTVLMEAFGAGFTWGSVLLRY; this is encoded by the coding sequence ATGAGCCGCTGGACTAAGGTAATCGGTACCGGCGGCTATCTGCCGGCCACGATCCGCACCAACGACGATATCTCCAACATGGTCGATACGTCCGATAGCTGGATCTACGAACGTACCGGCATCAAAAGCCGCCGCATCGCCGGCCCGGACGAAACGGCATCGAGCATGGCCGAAGTCGCCGCCCGCCAGGCCATAGACGCGGCCGGCATCGCCGCCGCAGATATCGACATGATCGTCGTCGCCACCGGCACGCCGGAGCGGGTCTATCCCAGCACCGCCTGCCTGCTGCAGGAACGGCTGGGCATCAAGCAATGCGTCGGCTTCGACATCCAGGCCGCCTGCTCCGGCTCGGTTTACGGCCTCAGCATCGCCGACCAATACATCAAGACCGGTTTCGCCAAAAACGTGTTGGTGGTCGGCAGCGAAATCTGCTCGCGGATTGTCGACTGGAGCGACCGCAGCACCTGCATCCTGTTCGGCGACGGCGCCGGTGCGGTCCTGCTGACCGGCAGCGACGAACCCGGCATCTTGTCGACCCACATCCATTCCGACGGCGGCTACGAAGATTTACTGTATTGCCCCAATCCGCAAGTCGCGGCTGCGGCCAAACAACACGAGCCGGCCTACATCAGTATGCGCGGCAACGAAGTGTTCAAAGTTGCGGTCAACACGCTAGGCCGCATCGTCGACGAAACTCTGGCAGCCAACGGCCTGCAACAAAGCGATATCGACTGGCTGGTACCTCACCAGGCCAACACCCGCATCATTGCCGCCACCGCGAAAAAGCTCGGCATGTCGATGGATCAAGTGATTCTGACCTTGGAAAACCAAGGCAACACTTCTTCGGCATCGGTATTGCTCGCCTTCAACGAAGGTGTGCGCGATGGCCGTATCCAACGCGGGCAAACCGTGTTGATGGAGGCGTTCGGCGCCGGCTTCACCTGGGGTTCCGTATTACTGAGGTACTAA
- the fabD gene encoding ACP S-malonyltransferase, with amino-acid sequence MNEQSYNLAFVFPGQGSQAVGMLGSLAAATPVVAQTFTQASDALGFDLWDLVANGPETDLNQTHNTQPAMLAAGVAVWRAWCEITAIRPAWMAGHSLGEYTALVCSGAMGFEDAIKLVAARGRLMQEAVPAGAGAMAAILGLEDHQVVNTCAEVANGEIVAAANFNAPGQVVIAGQTAAVDRAIDALKALGAKRALKLPVSVPSHCALMEAASDRLNEILQSLNVDMPNTTLIHNADVKSHGSPEVIRYALKEQLFKPVRWVESVKFMHEQGVTAFVECGPGKVLMGLNKRIAPDAAHFTLYDTETINNVVEQLRG; translated from the coding sequence ATAAACGAACAAAGTTACAATCTGGCCTTCGTCTTTCCCGGCCAAGGCTCGCAAGCGGTCGGCATGCTCGGCTCGCTGGCGGCAGCCACCCCTGTCGTCGCCCAAACCTTCACCCAAGCCTCCGACGCGCTGGGCTTCGATCTTTGGGATCTGGTCGCCAATGGTCCGGAAACCGATCTGAACCAAACCCACAACACGCAACCGGCCATGCTGGCCGCCGGCGTCGCGGTATGGCGGGCCTGGTGCGAAATAACCGCGATCCGTCCAGCCTGGATGGCAGGCCACAGCCTGGGCGAATACACCGCACTGGTTTGTTCCGGCGCAATGGGCTTCGAAGACGCGATCAAGCTGGTCGCCGCCCGCGGCCGGCTGATGCAGGAAGCGGTACCGGCCGGGGCAGGCGCGATGGCGGCCATCCTGGGTCTGGAGGACCACCAGGTCGTCAACACCTGCGCCGAAGTCGCCAACGGCGAAATCGTCGCCGCCGCCAATTTCAACGCACCGGGCCAAGTCGTTATCGCCGGCCAGACCGCCGCGGTGGACCGCGCCATCGACGCCTTGAAAGCCCTGGGCGCCAAACGCGCATTGAAATTGCCGGTCAGCGTACCGTCGCATTGCGCGTTGATGGAAGCGGCCTCCGACCGGCTCAACGAGATTCTGCAAAGCCTGAACGTCGACATGCCGAACACCACGCTGATTCACAATGCCGACGTCAAATCGCACGGTTCGCCGGAAGTGATCCGCTATGCGTTAAAAGAACAATTATTCAAGCCGGTGCGCTGGGTGGAAAGCGTCAAATTCATGCACGAACAAGGCGTCACCGCCTTCGTCGAATGCGGCCCCGGCAAAGTACTGATGGGCTTGAACAAGCGCATCGCGCCCGACGCCGCCCATTTCACCTTGTACGACACCGAAACCATCAACAACGTTGTGGAGCAACTCCGTGGATAA
- the fabG gene encoding 3-oxoacyl-ACP reductase FabG: MDKKTAIVTGASRGIGRAIAERLAADGFYVLGTATSDSGADAISAYLADNGKGYKLNVADAADIESFIKTTGDEYGTPAVLVNNAGITRDNLLMRMKDEEWDDIINTNLTSIFRMSKAVLRGMMKARYGRIINISSVVGSTGNAGQTNYAAAKAGMVGFAKSMAKEVGSRGITVNTVAPGFIDTDMTKELSEEIKTALLGSIALGRLGQPEEIAHAVSFLASEQASYITGETLHVNGGMYMP, from the coding sequence GTGGATAAGAAAACCGCCATCGTTACCGGCGCCAGCCGTGGCATCGGCCGGGCCATTGCCGAAAGATTGGCCGCAGACGGCTTTTACGTACTGGGCACCGCCACCTCCGACAGCGGGGCCGACGCCATTTCCGCTTATTTGGCCGACAACGGTAAAGGTTACAAACTGAACGTGGCCGACGCCGCCGACATCGAAAGCTTTATCAAAACCACCGGCGACGAGTACGGCACCCCGGCTGTCCTGGTCAACAACGCCGGCATCACCCGCGACAACCTGTTGATGCGGATGAAAGACGAAGAATGGGACGACATCATCAACACCAACCTGACTTCGATCTTCCGGATGAGCAAGGCCGTGCTGCGCGGCATGATGAAAGCCCGTTACGGCCGCATCATCAACATCTCGTCGGTAGTCGGCTCGACCGGCAACGCCGGCCAGACCAACTATGCGGCAGCTAAGGCCGGCATGGTCGGTTTCGCCAAATCGATGGCGAAAGAAGTTGGCTCGCGCGGCATCACCGTCAACACCGTCGCCCCGGGCTTTATCGACACCGACATGACCAAGGAATTGTCGGAAGAGATTAAAACCGCCCTGCTCGGCTCGATCGCGCTTGGCCGCTTGGGACAGCCGGAAGAAATCGCCCACGCGGTCTCGTTCCTGGCCTCCGAACAAGCCTCCTACATCACCGGCGAGACCCTGCACGTCAACGGCGGCATGTATATGCCGTAA
- a CDS encoding response regulator: MMEAAPGNGTVLIVDDTPGNLALLSDTLSEANYRVLVATDGVSALEQIQYVKPDIILLDVMMPGIDGFETCARLKADPATAAIPVLFMTGLSELENLLRGFGEGALDYIVKPIRPPEVLARIEVHLTQTRNLLRAEQLLNHGEFAALAVDAGGQIHWRTPAGAQWLADFNAFQGLDAAPAGDSTLPEGMLGWFQRWLRQSGRSEADSEPHRLVPGFAVTVNACEQPGEYLLLLQRDDAQWSPETLREKLKLTFREAEILMWIARGKTNKEIGIILATSPRTVNKHLEHIFEKLGVSTRAAAVAAAMRGG; this comes from the coding sequence ATGATGGAAGCGGCTCCCGGTAACGGTACGGTGTTGATCGTCGACGATACGCCGGGTAATTTGGCTTTGTTGTCGGACACGCTGTCGGAAGCCAATTACCGGGTCTTGGTCGCCACCGACGGCGTTTCAGCGCTGGAGCAGATTCAATATGTCAAACCCGACATCATCCTGCTGGACGTGATGATGCCCGGTATCGACGGTTTCGAGACGTGTGCCCGCTTGAAAGCGGACCCGGCGACCGCGGCGATTCCGGTGTTGTTCATGACCGGCCTCAGCGAATTGGAGAATTTGCTGCGCGGCTTCGGCGAAGGGGCGTTGGATTACATCGTCAAACCGATTCGACCGCCGGAAGTATTGGCGCGGATCGAGGTGCATCTGACTCAGACCCGCAACCTGCTCAGAGCGGAACAATTGTTGAACCACGGCGAATTTGCCGCGCTGGCGGTCGATGCCGGCGGCCAAATCCATTGGCGGACGCCGGCTGGCGCGCAATGGCTGGCGGACTTCAACGCATTTCAGGGATTGGATGCAGCGCCCGCCGGCGACAGCACGTTACCGGAGGGCATGCTGGGTTGGTTTCAGCGTTGGTTGCGCCAATCCGGCCGCAGCGAGGCCGACTCGGAACCGCACCGTCTGGTGCCGGGATTTGCCGTCACGGTCAACGCCTGCGAACAACCCGGCGAATATCTGCTGCTGTTGCAGCGCGACGATGCGCAGTGGAGTCCGGAGACGCTTCGCGAAAAGTTGAAGCTGACTTTTCGCGAAGCCGAAATTCTGATGTGGATCGCCCGCGGCAAAACCAACAAAGAGATCGGCATCATCCTGGCGACCAGTCCGCGTACCGTCAACAAGCATTTGGAACATATCTTCGAGAAGCTCGGCGTTTCCACGCGGGCGGCAGCAGTGGCGGCGGCGATGCGGGGCGGTTGA